One genomic segment of Bacteroidota bacterium includes these proteins:
- a CDS encoding SDR family NAD(P)-dependent oxidoreductase, producing MKKTVFITGASSGFGKACAELFAKGDYRLILNARRIDRLQNLKADLEKEYNAEVYLLDFDVRNNDAVVKSIQSLPTNWRSVNILINNAGLAVGRDLFQDAELDDWERMIDTNIKGLLYVSKAIIPWMIEQGGGHILNVDSLAGHEVYPMGNVYCATKYAVKALSKGMRIDLLPHKIKVSNISPGLAETEFSVVRFKGDTTKADDVYSGFTPLSAMDVAEIIYFTATRPAHVNIEEVTILPTAQSDSRTVLKETNSN from the coding sequence ATGAAAAAAACTGTATTTATAACAGGAGCAAGTTCAGGGTTCGGAAAGGCATGTGCTGAATTATTTGCGAAAGGAGATTATAGATTGATATTGAATGCAAGAAGAATTGATCGCCTGCAAAACTTAAAAGCGGATCTTGAAAAAGAATACAATGCTGAAGTATATCTTTTAGATTTTGATGTGCGCAATAATGATGCAGTTGTAAAATCCATTCAATCACTGCCAACTAATTGGCGAAGTGTAAATATTTTGATAAATAATGCAGGGCTTGCCGTGGGAAGAGATTTATTTCAGGATGCTGAATTAGATGATTGGGAAAGAATGATTGATACTAATATTAAAGGGTTATTATATGTTTCAAAAGCAATTATTCCATGGATGATTGAACAGGGTGGGGGACATATTTTAAATGTAGATTCCTTAGCAGGTCATGAAGTATATCCGATGGGAAATGTGTATTGTGCTACAAAGTATGCGGTAAAAGCTTTGAGCAAAGGAATGCGTATTGATTTATTACCGCATAAAATAAAAGTTTCAAATATTTCTCCCGGTTTAGCAGAAACTGAATTTTCTGTGGTGCGATTTAAAGGTGATACAACTAAAGCGGATGATGTGTATAGTGGATTTACACCTTTGAGTGCGATGGATGTAGCAGAAATAATTTACTTCACGGCAACAAGACCTGCACATGTAAATATTGAAGAGGTTACTATTTTACCAACTGCACAAAGTGATAGTCGTACAGTTTTAAAAGAAACAAATAGCAATTGA
- a CDS encoding OmpA family protein: MKKLFLFFLIGFSIELNAQQVQWANEVIKFSTEYGRNAYGAKMIIGAPNKLPAWGESPMAWAPATMDNSSGEFIEVGFEIPQQISQVAIGESNCPGAINKVIAIDTKNKKYILYQNDIIQPRFGIGGGIKNIIFPLTDYSVKAIRVELNTKAIAGMNQLDCIGISESQEFIKAVIDTIPYSYNSPAENLGPLINSRADDMLPIISPDGNTLYFARKKHNENIGDEKRDDIWVSTLDDNNNWTTAKNIGEPLNNEYHNYVAWVAADGKSLALANDYKNPGAGQRVSMSIEKEHVWTFPTTLKINDIYNRNEFSCYHLNAEGNVLFLAIQRGDTYGDMDIYISFLQKNKVWTVPKNLGKIINTAATEGSVFIAADNKTLYFASNGRSGFGGFDMYMSKRLDDTWLNWSEPKNLGQQINSKYDDFYYTIPASGDYAYFSSRQNSMGGADLFKIALPKEIQPEPVALITGKIIDKESGKTLEATMEYGGLINIEPILQFTNADGKYAMIIPDSSYSITIKKEGYFPLLTNPDLQNSTLNLDYNATDPVEIIKHTLKQEVNSKLKNYSGDSTEISELIKQSYTELQNQTTIQDTLLQEITDELTEEYNTQNNFREKNEDIEMIPIREGQVLTLNNVFFDANRSTLKETSKDQLIEIAEFLKTHPNIYVEIGGHTNGLPEDDFCLQLSDTRAKNVAEFIIQQGVESSRVTYKGYGKLFPIAENATLEGRKKNQRVELKIIKIIP; the protein is encoded by the coding sequence ATGAAAAAATTATTTCTATTTTTTCTAATTGGTTTTTCAATTGAATTAAATGCACAACAAGTGCAATGGGCAAATGAGGTAATCAAATTCTCTACTGAATACGGTCGCAATGCATACGGTGCAAAAATGATTATTGGTGCACCAAATAAATTACCTGCATGGGGTGAAAGTCCAATGGCATGGGCACCTGCAACAATGGATAATTCTTCGGGTGAATTTATTGAAGTAGGTTTTGAAATTCCACAACAAATTTCTCAGGTTGCTATTGGAGAAAGCAATTGTCCGGGTGCAATTAATAAAGTGATTGCAATAGATACAAAAAATAAAAAATATATTCTTTATCAAAATGATATCATTCAACCAAGATTTGGAATTGGCGGTGGTATAAAAAATATTATTTTTCCACTTACTGATTATTCTGTGAAAGCAATTCGTGTTGAATTAAATACAAAAGCAATTGCTGGAATGAATCAATTGGATTGTATCGGCATCAGTGAAAGTCAGGAATTTATTAAAGCAGTAATTGATACAATTCCTTATTCATATAATTCTCCCGCAGAAAACTTAGGACCATTAATTAATTCGAGAGCAGATGATATGTTACCAATTATTTCACCGGATGGAAACACATTATATTTTGCTCGTAAAAAACACAATGAAAATATCGGTGATGAGAAACGTGATGATATCTGGGTATCAACATTAGATGATAATAATAATTGGACTACAGCAAAAAATATTGGTGAGCCATTAAATAATGAATATCATAATTATGTAGCATGGGTTGCTGCCGATGGAAAATCGTTAGCACTTGCCAATGATTATAAAAATCCGGGTGCAGGTCAACGTGTTTCTATGAGCATTGAAAAAGAGCATGTTTGGACATTTCCAACTACTCTAAAAATAAATGATATTTATAACAGGAATGAATTTTCTTGTTATCATTTAAATGCAGAAGGCAATGTGTTATTTCTTGCCATTCAAAGAGGTGATACTTATGGTGATATGGATATTTATATCAGTTTTTTACAAAAAAATAAAGTGTGGACTGTTCCGAAAAATCTTGGTAAAATAATTAATACAGCCGCAACAGAAGGCAGTGTTTTTATTGCTGCTGATAATAAAACATTATACTTCGCCAGCAATGGCCGTTCAGGTTTTGGTGGATTCGATATGTATATGAGCAAACGATTGGATGATACATGGCTGAATTGGTCAGAACCTAAAAATCTTGGTCAACAAATTAATTCTAAATACGACGATTTTTATTATACTATTCCTGCATCCGGTGATTATGCATATTTTTCTTCACGACAAAATTCAATGGGTGGTGCAGACTTATTTAAAATTGCATTGCCAAAAGAAATTCAACCGGAGCCTGTGGCTTTAATCACCGGAAAAATAATTGATAAAGAGAGTGGCAAAACTTTGGAAGCAACAATGGAATATGGTGGATTAATAAATATAGAACCGATACTACAATTTACAAATGCTGATGGAAAATATGCAATGATAATTCCTGATTCAAGTTATTCTATCACTATTAAAAAAGAAGGTTATTTCCCTCTACTTACAAATCCGGATTTACAAAACTCTACATTGAATTTAGATTATAATGCAACTGATCCTGTAGAAATAATTAAGCATACATTAAAGCAAGAAGTAAATTCCAAACTAAAAAATTATTCAGGTGATAGCACAGAAATTTCCGAATTAATAAAACAATCTTATACAGAATTACAGAATCAAACTACTATTCAAGATACACTTCTTCAAGAAATTACGGATGAACTAACAGAAGAATATAACACACAAAATAATTTCAGAGAGAAGAATGAGGACATTGAAATGATTCCTATTCGTGAAGGGCAAGTACTCACTTTAAATAATGTTTTTTTTGATGCGAATAGATCAACGCTCAAAGAAACTTCCAAAGATCAATTGATTGAAATTGCAGAATTTTTAAAAACACATCCTAATATTTATGTTGAAATCGGTGGTCATACGAATGGTTTGCCGGAGGATGATTTTTGTTTGCAGCTATCAGATACAAGAGCAAAAAATGTAGCTGAGTTTATTATTCAGCAAGGTGTGGAATCATCAAGAGTAACTTATAAAGGTTATGGAAAATTATTTCCAATTGCAGAAAATGCAACATTAGAAGGCCGCAAAAAAAATCAGCGAGTAGAATTAAAAATTATAAAAATTATTCCTTGA
- a CDS encoding TonB-dependent receptor, which yields MRLNLFILSGFLFLLLNAQSQTIIKGHVESNKKEIIPGVNIILQDSYDGTTTDLDGNFEFTTDETGAFILIASFIGYVEFSDTLDLQGETIELNIILKEAFNELNAVLITAGAFEASDEKKSVVFSSLDIVTTAGADGDIYGALETLPGVTSVGNDDGLYVRGGTGYETVTIIDGVPVQNPYYSTLPDIPSRGRFGPFLFKGTVFSTGGYSAEYGQALSSAVILNTFDMPEQSTSAISLSPIFASAFHTHKFKNTAIGAGINYTNLSFYDLLFKPRTYNNIESVEALSGNIFLRQKTSKNGILRLYGQFEGTDLGVSYPDIDSTEENIYDDVYLINRYNYFNLSYREIIAKKWTINVGGSLSFNKDSVTVGGTNFSSGNDAFNGKLSIANQINEKIRLRFGAETQSIGSIQYSGTFTYDAKQAYTGLFAESDIFITNDLAGRIGVRSEYDQGLDKYNLAPRISLAYKVGESGQISVAYGDFYQSPQAQYLYVGDNSLLTYEKATHYIANYQFITNDRTFRIEAYYKKYDDLISYSSITNQPGDIFNLNNKGYGYAQGFDIFYRDKKTIKNGDFWVSYSYIDSKRKFSYYPEEAQPDFVTNHILSVIYKQYFSKIRTQFGASYRFNAGFPYYDPNETGFMTQTSPIYNDISINASFLTQIAGNFTVIFASFNNVFGFDQIYGYQFSYQDPGVVFTDMPPLKQTVFIGMFISIVNQSKMDSKGLNF from the coding sequence ATGCGTTTAAACCTATTTATTCTTTCAGGCTTTCTATTCTTATTACTCAATGCGCAATCGCAAACAATAATTAAAGGACATGTTGAAAGCAATAAGAAAGAAATAATTCCCGGAGTAAATATTATTCTACAAGATTCCTATGATGGCACTACTACAGATCTTGATGGAAATTTTGAATTTACAACTGATGAAACAGGTGCGTTTATTTTGATTGCAAGTTTTATTGGATATGTAGAATTTTCAGATACACTTGATTTGCAAGGAGAGACTATAGAATTAAATATTATTCTAAAAGAAGCTTTTAATGAATTAAATGCAGTGTTGATTACAGCAGGTGCGTTTGAAGCAAGTGATGAAAAAAAATCTGTTGTATTTAGTTCGTTGGATATTGTTACTACGGCTGGTGCTGATGGAGATATTTATGGCGCATTAGAAACATTGCCAGGTGTAACTTCGGTTGGTAATGATGATGGACTTTATGTGAGAGGTGGCACCGGTTATGAAACGGTAACTATTATTGATGGTGTGCCTGTTCAAAATCCGTATTACAGTACCTTACCCGATATACCCAGCAGAGGAAGATTCGGTCCGTTTTTATTTAAAGGAACTGTGTTCAGCACCGGTGGTTATTCCGCAGAATACGGTCAGGCACTTTCATCCGCTGTGATTTTAAATACATTCGACATGCCCGAACAATCCACTTCAGCAATTAGTCTTTCTCCAATTTTTGCAAGTGCATTTCACACACATAAATTTAAAAATACTGCAATAGGTGCAGGTATAAATTATACCAATCTTTCTTTTTATGATTTGCTTTTTAAACCACGCACTTATAATAATATTGAAAGTGTAGAAGCATTAAGCGGCAATATTTTTCTCCGACAAAAAACTTCTAAAAATGGTATTCTGCGTTTATATGGTCAATTTGAAGGTACAGATTTAGGTGTAAGTTATCCTGACATAGATAGCACTGAAGAAAATATTTATGATGATGTGTATTTAATTAACAGATATAATTATTTCAATCTTTCTTACCGTGAAATTATTGCTAAGAAATGGACGATAAATGTTGGTGGAAGTTTATCCTTTAATAAAGATAGTGTTACGGTTGGGGGAACAAATTTCAGCAGTGGCAATGATGCGTTTAATGGAAAACTTTCTATCGCAAATCAAATCAATGAAAAAATACGATTGCGGTTTGGTGCAGAAACACAATCTATCGGAAGCATACAATACAGCGGTACATTTACATATGATGCAAAGCAAGCCTACACCGGTTTATTTGCCGAGTCAGATATATTCATAACCAATGATCTTGCAGGTCGTATTGGTGTGCGCAGTGAATATGATCAGGGATTAGATAAATACAATTTAGCACCAAGAATTTCTTTAGCATACAAGGTAGGTGAGAGTGGTCAAATATCTGTAGCCTACGGAGATTTCTATCAATCACCACAAGCACAGTATTTATATGTGGGTGATAATAGTTTACTCACTTATGAAAAGGCGACACACTACATTGCAAATTATCAATTCATAACAAATGATCGCACCTTTCGCATTGAAGCATATTATAAAAAATATGATGATTTAATCAGTTATAGTTCTATAACAAATCAGCCGGGTGATATTTTTAATTTAAATAATAAAGGCTATGGTTATGCGCAGGGTTTTGATATTTTTTATCGGGATAAGAAAACTATTAAAAATGGAGATTTCTGGGTTTCCTATTCTTATATAGATTCCAAAAGAAAATTTTCATATTATCCCGAAGAGGCTCAACCGGATTTTGTAACAAATCATATTTTAAGTGTGATTTACAAACAATATTTTTCAAAAATAAGAACTCAGTTTGGCGCAAGTTATCGGTTTAATGCAGGCTTCCCTTATTACGATCCGAATGAAACCGGATTTATGACTCAGACTTCGCCTATTTATAATGACATTAGTATTAATGCAAGTTTCCTTACGCAGATTGCGGGAAACTTTACTGTAATTTTTGCTTCCTTTAATAATGTATTTGGCTTCGACCAGATTTATGGATATCAATTTTCTTATCAGGATCCCGGAGTTGTATTTACAGATATGCCACCATTAAAACAAACGGTTTTTATTGGCATGTTTATTAGCATTGTAAATCAATCTAAAATGGATTCTAAAGGATTAAACTTTTAA